caacacaagattcgttgagaaatcttgacgtccacactgcctcagagtagtgaaaatggacgaccggtgacttctcactgtttgaaccttcagctgtctttcttggacaagagccagaaagtacttagctaagtcattaacagtaggcgacaagggatccacgtccctctcagtcgcccaacgaacccaagcgcgccagtgacactggtagaccCTCTCCGTAGACTGGCACTTCGAAGAGGAGACGAGCTCAGCAACCCATTTAGAAAAGCCTCGGTTTCGGAGGGAAACCCCGACAACCGCCATGAGTGAAGTCGGAAAACCTCTGGCTTCGGATGCCACTCTGTCCGATGCAGTCTCTGACTGAGCAGATCGGGTATCAACGGCAACCACACCGGCTCCTGCACTAAAAGTGACAGGAGCGGAGGAAACCAGGCTTGAGCTGCTCAACTCGGGGCTATGAGTGTGACACGACAAGGTTGCTGTCTGATCTTTGCCAGAACCTTGCCAAGCAGAACCAGAGGAGGAAAGgcgtaaaaatccagtcccgtccagtTCATGCTCAACGTATCGTACTCCAGTGCCAGTGGGTCTGGTACCGgcgatacaaacactggcaactgACTGTTCAGGCGAGTGGCAAACATATCGAGTTGAGGACTCCCCCACAACTGAAGAACTCGATAAGCCACCATCCAgtgcaacatccactccgtctgaactGGGGAACGACGACTCAAAGCGTCCGCCAAGACGTTCACGgacgaaggaatgtgtttggctGATAACACCACTCCCCATTCCAGAATCCCCACTCGCACCATTCCAGAATCTCCAaagccgcaagactcaatgacaGGGATTTGGTGCCTCCCCACCGATTGAGGTACGCAACAACCGACATGTTGTCCGACCTCAACAAAATTCAACGATGTCGAATAACAGTCCTGAAATGGAGACAAGCGCAATGCACTGCttccatctccaacaggttgatgtgatgactcctctctgaaggagtccacacccctgacagatgttgatcTAAAAGGTGTGCACCGAACCCCTCGAAGGAAGCATCGGTAAACAGGACCAACTCTGGAGAAAGTGGGTGTAAAGGAACGGCCTGGGACATacacttgtccactagacacTCTTGGATCGGACGAATGAACCAAGGCCCCAATGGTATTACCAAATCCCAGCTGAGACCATCCCACACTCGGGACAAATGCCATTGAAGCGGTCTCTTGAACCGTCTGAACCGCACATTCAGCACCACCAGCGATTCGAGAtggcctatcaacacatggagcgTGTGCACCGATGCACTTTGCTCCACCAGAAGACATTGCGCCAACGTCATGAAATTGTGAAGTCGCGAATCCGTCAGAAGAACGGACGCCTCCACAAGGTTGAAAACCACCCCGAGATAAGTGAAAACCTGCGTTGGCACTAATTCCGActtgacccaattgggaataaaccccaatcagagaatcATGTCGATCACGAACTCCACGCCCACGAGACATGCCGTCTGTGACGCCGCCGGAATTAACCAATCGTCCAGGTAATTGTGCATCCGTATACCCAACAGATGTATCATCACTACCTTTACTAGTAAAGATGTGAGGGCTTGTGGCCAATCCGAACGGCAGAACTTGAAACTCGTAAGCTCTGCCGTCGTAGAGGAACTGcaagtacttccaaaaatcccaATGGATTGGAACATGCAGGTAAGTGTCCTTCAAATCGATGGATGCCGCCCATTCCCCCACCTGAAGCAAAGCGCGAACAGACTGAACTGtctccatcttcatagatggaataaCGACATAAGAATTCAGCGGCTTCAGGTTTAGAATTGGTCGCCACTCGCCATTCTTTTTCTTGGCGAAGAACAGATgggaataaaatcccggagtgcCCAAATCTACCTCCTGGATGGCTTTCTTGTTGAGAAACTTGACAACCATCTTCTCCACCAGTACTCGTTTGTCGACAGACGGTACTGAGCGACTACAAAAGTAGGTTTTAACCACACCCGTCGCTCTCAGTCCCGCCAGGTAGTGATCCCGACGCAGAAGTAGACTGTTGGCAAAAACACGCCCAGCAATCTGAGCGACGTGATGAGAGGCTTTAGAAGCCGCCAACAAACAACCCTTAGCCATCGGCGGAAGACCCGTGACTGCTTTATGTaacccaaataggaacgtacctaaatggttattgacttgaaaaagaagtttagataacctctccaaagtctctaaatccgtgagtggcacactgacattaggagatgggTGGCAGTCTGCCTTCACCCTAGCGGAAACGACCGCTGGACTGCTCCCAATGTCTTATACAAAGACGTGGACAAAACCTTCGCCGCAGACAACAGTTTCCCGGTAGCTAACGCCGCCGGAAACTCTTCCACCACCTCCCCCAAAATACGATCGCTACCCGTAATCAAAGCATCAATCTCCGCAAGAGATTCACGCGCCTCATGTGCTAACAGCAAGCCGAAATCCTGCCACGGAGCGTCTGTCGCTAAAGGCCGGTTTCCAAACGAAACACCCTTGTAAGACTGAACAGCCTCCTCCGACGGAATTGCATCCGCGCACACCAGTCGGACCTGTTCCCGTACAAAACCAAGAACCGCCTGGTAATCATAATCGCCGTCTGGCATACCATCAGCCAAATTGGGAATCTCGTCAAGCACCGAACCTGGTGCCGACCCTTCCCCCGAACCACCCACTGATTCGGAGGGAAAATCCTCTTCATGCACTGACCGTAACGGAAACGAAACTGCATTGGCAGGACAATGCGGACCGGCCGAATCTGCAAACTGGTCCAACCCCGGTCTCGCTGGAAACCCTGGCGGTGGAGGGACTGGTGGAGGCGATTCCCCTAGGCAGGCCATGAAATtctcaaaaagagaaacatagtcCCCCCGAGTCCGCCCCTGAGGGCGACCCGAAACCATCGGACCCTGAACGAAAGGTTCCGCCCACGCAGTCGAGGGATAACGCCTGGAACCTCTACCCCGATCTGACAGGTCCGGATTGACCATCGGTGTAGACACAGGCGCACCCAAGAAAGCTGCAGTTTCCCTGATCCCTGCCGAAACAAAGGGACTGGTGGTGTCGGTTGAACCGGACTGTCAGGAAATTCGTACACGTACGAATCCTGCGCCGAATTCTGAACCCAACGTACCACGTGTGGATTAGCCAACCCAGTTGACATAGCCACATGCAAACGATCTAAAAGTTGATGATGCTGTACAGGCGCCCCAACAACAGAAGGGACGCCCACTGGCGTCGCACCCGAAACAACGCCACCCGGCTCCGTGACCGAGACAACGTTGTCAGACTTCGCGATTTCGCCAAGTGGCTCGATCACCGAAGTAGCACCAAAAGACGCGTTGGTCGAAACGGCCCCCTCGGACGCCACGACCAACCCTGCACCAGAAATCTGGTGAGACAAACGGCGCCGCAAAGCGGACTTCATTCTAGAGCTAATCGACCCCTCCACAGAACCGATAACCCTGCCCCCATCAGCAAGATGGGAGTCGGAACTGAGAGACACAGTCGTTCCTGCCACAACTGCACTCCCTCCGACTGACGCCCCCGTTACAACCGTAACCGGCGCTGCCTCCACCGGCGGAGGCAAAAGCAAATCCCCAGGTGGAACGGAGCCCAACCAGAAGAAACCTGAAGCAGGGAGCAACAGCGCCCCTCCGCGCCAAGCGGCGCTTCAGGTTTACTGGTATCACCATGAAGATGGCGAACAGACGAGGAGGCACCCTTGCGCCTACCACTTATCCGCgagctctttgaactggacacTTGCCGACCGAAGGCAAATCGGTATGGAGCACGACCCCGGAGGTTGCCACTGTGGTCCGCCCGTCCCGTTCACATCTAATCATCCTCTTACGCTCGGCGTCTTTTGACAGCTTCTTAGCCTTCCCCCACGTGGAGGGGGACCAATTTACTCAGATATGACACTGGCGTTCCAAACAACAAGAACGACATGCCcgacataacaaatgctgatcaaactggggcagtcgtttaagacaacccccctcgccacacacaaccaaccggttggagcccgaggaagccgtgtcagacattaaccccctgtgtaaatcacccaaaagacctcgtatgacagagtaaaacaaaattacaaattaataaacaatttaacaatttgacaaaaattTTACTACAGAACTCGAACACGACTGCAATGAAGGACTGTAGAATCAataacgaggatatacggtctacccatggcAAGGGGGGATAATtatgcagtggaggttataactcagggtcgtatagcattgttgttgtgctagtatggtaagttgaataagactattaacTGTTTTGACAATGATTCGTGATTATATACTACCTTGATTCTGCCTTGTACAGCAGTACGTTTTGGTAACTACACTTATAATGTGTTCACTGATGGGATACCAAATTATGTATGGTACACCATATGTAGAGAGAAAATGAAAGGAACATTTATTTAGTGACTTTAATACAAAttagaataaaatagaatagaatagaaaaatacatcggctattggatgtcaaacttaaTACAAATTAAGTCACATGGTCTAAAGTgtaagagaaaaagaaaatgctTCTAGCAAATATacctaaaaaaacaatttagaatTACTTGAGGGAGCTTTAACTTAATGATTTCTAATGTTTTAAAACCaatataccatagcctttgatatgcagCCCATTTGAATTGAGGGAAACCCCCTGACCCACAAACAGAAGCCTACCTTGATTCCTTTCAGGCAGCCTGCTGATTCTCCAGACCACAGCCTTAAAGAGATTTTCATACTTGGCAGTGCCTGTTGATGCTTCCATCAAAGTTGGTGTCATCACACCCTGAGCCATCATGGTAAGTCTCTCCAGTCCCTTGATCTTTCCAGGCTTTCTAGTTTGGGATTTATAGGATCCATACCCAAACCGTTTCTCATAACGGAAAAGGTAAACCCAAGTGTCTGGAATGGGAAATCTAATTTCTATATCCTCACAAGGAAACTGTCCATGTTTTTTACTATTGGCATGATAACCTGTGACCAACATGTCACATCTGATTTCAAAGTGTCGTCCTTTTACAATCTGCTGAATTCTCATCTGCATGGGAAGTTCACGGTTATCTTTGGGTCGAACCCTGAATCTGAGCAGTTCAAACTGACAAGCATCCAGTGGCTGAAACTTCAGTGTGTTGGTTTTTGCATATTCATCAAGATCGACAGAGCAGTGAAATTCAGGATTTTCTATTTTGATCCAGTCTTCAGTTTTCACTGGGATAATGTCATGACGACCAACAACCTCACGTCCTTTTCGTCTTTTATCATTCATTCCGAGTTCACAAACTGGCATCCCAGTAACAAATGCAAGAAAGAATACCCGCACTCTTGCTTTCTGAGTTAACACATGGCCATCTTTGTCAACAGTAGCAAAGTACTCATCCCAAACCTCTGCCTGGCATTCATCCTTTGTGTATGTTAGCGTCTTTTCTCTGTGAGCCTCCAACATCATAAAAGCATCTTCCACTTCATATACAAATGTCCTCAAGTTTTCTTCATTCAAGCTGCCAAACTTGAGCAATTCTGAAACCTGCGGTGCATGATCAAGGATCATTGTTGGTTTGGGTTTCCGCACAAAGGAAGGAGTTATTCGTTCAGATCTTATTCCCACTCGCTCTCTGTAAAACAAATACTGGATCTTTACAGTGTGGATCTTGCCATACTGGTCAAACTGCTGCAAAGCCACGTCAGAGATTGAGTAGCATGGCTGCAGTGGAAGTTCTTGAAAAGCATCAGTGTCCTTTTCGTCACTGAACAACTTTAATACTGGACCATCATTTTGTTTCAGTAGCTTCACAAATACAGTTTTCCAGAATCTATTTCCTGCCAGTTTTTTCTTCGTGGGTTGTCTCAGCATTAATCTCCATCCAGTCCCTTCATATTTAGGATGAAATTCCTCTAATGGTTCCAGACTCTCAGCTTCTTCTGGGGTGCTGTTTTCAGAAGACATGCTTTTCAGCATCTCACGGGGCTCCTTGTTTTTAATTCCTTCTTCAACAACTTGAAACTTTGCAAAGTTTTCTTCTGGTGGCGAATCTCTGTCAAATGGATTTTCTCTTTGAGGCATCTGTGGAGATTTTGTAggttttgttggtggtggtggtaatgcaGGTACTGGACCAGAAGCAACTTTAGCACTATCTGCTGATCTTATTTCAAGCATGAATCCCTCTGTTTCCTTGTCTTCTTCAGTTTGGTTGAGATTATCGTAAGTGGAATTGTTGAGATTAGGATCCTGTGAAACTGGTCCAAGTCCTTTAGTAAGCTGATCTTCTGGATGTTCTCCATCTACAATTGTAGCAAATGGATCAAACGTATTTCCACAATCCATTTTCACTTCTTCTTGTGCTGTCTCTGCTCCAAATAATAGGTTACTATCTCCACCAGTGGAAGATGGAACTACACTATCCCCAAATGCTGCTGATGCATCACCAAAAGTGGAATCATCAAAGAATGGGTTTGGTTTTTGAGATGCAGctgcaatattttcaaagcttGCTGTCAGGAAAGGATTAGTTGGTTTTGTATCCAGCTGGTCTGTTTCGCCTCCTTGAGCTGATGCAACAATCACAGTTTCAGCAGTGAATGCATCATTCTGAAAAGGGTTTGCTGCAGAAGCTGTGCCTGTATGTGTTCCCCAAACACTGGAAGCATCTGCAGACGCCACGGGTGCACATTTTTCAAAGAAGCCATCATCTTCAAAATCCATATTTTGCTGAAAGTTTGTCTTATCATTCATTGTAGTAAAATTCACTTTATTCTGTTTGCTGTCACTGTCCATAAATGGGTTGTTGCCTGAAGCAGCTGTGACATTAACATCAGTTTTATCACCAAAAGCTGTGGTATCTTCAAAGGCTGAAGTACCTGccaatttatcaaatgtatcatTTGCAGCAGTTTGTTCCGAAGCAGATTTTGCCTGAGATTCAAATGGATCCAGCTGATCCATTTTGCTGCTTGGCTGAGATGCAAATGGATCTATTTGTTCAATAGTAGATCCGAATAGGtcgtttttcttttctgtaatgTTTTCTTGAACATGGTTCACATTTGTATTTGGTTGGGAAGCAAAAGGATCAAGCACATCCATATTTGTGCTTGGGTGTTCTGGTGTAATTGACATTGGCTGACTTCCAAAAGGGTCAGTTTGTTTACCGCCAAAAGAGTCGGTTTGTTTACTTTCAAAAGGGTCAAGTTGTTTACTACTGTCAAAAGGGTCAAGTTGTTTACTGTCAAAAGGGTCAGTTTGTTTACTGCCAAATGGTTCAGGTTGATTACTGCTAAACAGATCAGCTTGGTTACTTCCAAACGGGTCAATATGTTTCATATCAGTGACTGAAACTTGTTCCTTTTGGGATACATCTGATGACTTGTTTCTTTCACTTATGGATCCCCAAATACCATCTAACTGATCATCCTTGGTTTCACTTCGAAATGGGTCAAGAGATGCATTCTTGTTTTCCATATCACTGTCTAAAGATGGAATTAGTTCCGAATGAAAAGGATTTTTAGACTTTAGTAAAAACTGATGTTGCTGCTCCTCACTAACTTGATTGACACCCCACTGAAGAAAATCATCCACAAGACTTTTAGCTAGATCTGATACTGCGGTGCTGTCTGGAACCAACTGATCTTGATTGTGAATTGTGTCATCAAATGAAAGAGGACTAGGGCACAAAGAAGACTGGGCACTGCTCTGGTATGACCCAAAGAACCATTCATTTGCAGGATCTTGAGAAGGCTGAGTCTGAGCTGGTGAAGCCGAATTACTGAGCAGATCTCCAAGACCCAAAAGATCTTCATTGACAATGATTGAGGAATGAGACTGTTCTACATTAGAAACAGGTTCATCAGAACACAGACCTAACAGATCCACCTCAGCAGGTGTTGTTGTCTTTTGATGTTCTGTTTGTAATGGTTTTTCAAAGTCTAAGATATCGGCAAAAGGTTCGTGCTCCATACCTGCACTTGATCGTCGGCTGTTTATTGGTGGTTTTGGTGTTTGGCTAGGAGAAGGCTCT
This DNA window, taken from Gigantopelta aegis isolate Gae_Host chromosome 4, Gae_host_genome, whole genome shotgun sequence, encodes the following:
- the LOC121370126 gene encoding uncharacterized protein LOC121370126, yielding MSTGSWDDSANLVPDSPLTKDSENVFVKKPPARPPPPARPPPPKFVSTLQQPSESSDVKNSEETAFKSDSAKDSSEDTAKSDLLKSPSEHLPKGSHLKKPKGTKKLGFLHKRAKSPSKFHSKSPSKSPSQEILTHELSSEDSVDESVKLKSEHWQAFLQMQDRIKSNVLKTQSALGKLSSGHISPTGQTSPDAKDSKALSWTRFGDDDESQSLTVEEEKEHPEEHDFLDLMSCDDNGNEDSELSTLITLQKELPHLKVTPEPSPSQTPKPPINSRRSSAGMEHEPFADILDFEKPLQTEHQKTTTPAEVDLLGLCSDEPVSNVEQSHSSIIVNEDLLGLGDLLSNSASPAQTQPSQDPANEWFFGSYQSSAQSSLCPSPLSFDDTIHNQDQLVPDSTAVSDLAKSLVDDFLQWGVNQVSEEQQHQFLLKSKNPFHSELIPSLDSDMENKNASLDPFRSETKDDQLDGIWGSISERNKSSDVSQKEQVSVTDMKHIDPFGSNQADLFSSNQPEPFGSKQTDPFDSKQLDPFDSSKQLDPFESKQTDSFGGKQTDPFGSQPMSITPEHPSTNMDVLDPFASQPNTNVNHVQENITEKKNDLFGSTIEQIDPFASQPSSKMDQLDPFESQAKSASEQTAANDTFDKLAGTSAFEDTTAFGDKTDVNVTAASGNNPFMDSDSKQNKVNFTTMNDKTNFQQNMDFEDDGFFEKCAPVASADASSVWGTHTGTASAANPFQNDAFTAETVIVASAQGGETDQLDTKPTNPFLTASFENIAAASQKPNPFFDDSTFGDASAAFGDSVVPSSTGGDSNLLFGAETAQEEVKMDCGNTFDPFATIVDGEHPEDQLTKGLGPVSQDPNLNNSTYDNLNQTEEDKETEGFMLEIRSADSAKVASGPVPALPPPPTKPTKSPQMPQRENPFDRDSPPEENFAKFQVVEEGIKNKEPREMLKSMSSENSTPEEAESLEPLEEFHPKYEGTGWRLMLRQPTKKKLAGNRFWKTVFVKLLKQNDGPVLKLFSDEKDTDAFQELPLQPCYSISDVALQQFDQYGKIHTVKIQYLFYRERVGIRSERITPSFVRKPKPTMILDHAPQVSELLKFGSLNEENLRTFVYEVEDAFMMLEAHREKTLTYTKDECQAEVWDEYFATVDKDGHVLTQKARVRVFFLAFVTGMPVCELGMNDKRRKGREVVGRHDIIPVKTEDWIKIENPEFHCSVDLDEYAKTNTLKFQPLDACQFELLRFRVRPKDNRELPMQMRIQQIVKGRHFEIRCDMLVTGYHANSKKHGQFPCEDIEIRFPIPDTWVYLFRYEKRFGYGSYKSQTRKPGKIKGLERLTMMAQGVMTPTLMEASTGTAKYENLFKAVVWRISRLPERNQGAYKNHLFVLRLDLGVHDEVPENFDKYADVSFTMPACTVSKAQVRSISVTCPNPPEKWVHCAAKYRYKVEIEHMMDTESDDGSD